In the genome of Flavobacterium panacagri, one region contains:
- a CDS encoding efflux RND transporter permease subunit has protein sequence MKKFVQGLVAFSLKNSLIVFFLTAILLVAGIVSYIHTPIEAFPDVTNTRARIITQWPGRSAEEVEKFITLPISKQMNTIPKKAEVRSISLFGLSVVTVLFDDGVEDFYAQQYASNRLNGLDLPEGADVEIDPPSGATGEIFRYVIKSDLPIKEIKAIQDWVIERELISVPGVADVVSFGGEEKMFEIKINPTQLENYNLSALDVYEAVSKSNINVGGDVIQRGDQAYVVRGVGLINKIEDIGNILIETKGSAPILVKNVAEVSISAKPRLGQVGLDGNDDVVEGIVVMLRGENPGEVIKKLKVRLDELNERVLSDNVKIVPFIDRTELVNTTVKTVTKNLIEGVLLVSLIVFIFLYNWRTSLIVASVIPLAFLFAIVMLRIQGLPANLISMGALDFGLLLEGTLVIVEQVFVSLEKKAHKVGMERFNSMSKMGLIKKSVGSVATYIFFALIILIVALMPIFSFTKVEGKMFSPLAFTLGYALLGSLILSLTYVPAMCKVMLKKNIVEKENMISRFFRENLYKLFQWSTKHRKTTIYAFLALLAVCCVRFAFYGSEFIPKLNEGAIYVRATLPNSINLDESVRLTKEMKTKIRKFEEVKFVLSQTGRPNDGTDPTGFFNIEFHIELKHKDEWKHDISKEELISEIKKILDVYPGIAFGFSQPIQDNVEEYVAGVKSPLAIKIFGNDLFELEAMAAKVANSIKDVKGIEDINVYKNIGLPELRIQLHDEKMARYAVTTADAQAVIRMTIGGQAATKYYDEERIFDITLRFEKEYRDSKEKIEGILIPTMNGKKVPLKEIATVEYKTGPTFIYREGNSRYIAVGFNIEGRDLGSTIEEAQKKVATEVKLPKENVIKWAGEFESKERASKQLAMIVPVVLVLILCLLYFNFGNFKDTMIAVTAMPYAFIGGFLSLWVTGTVFGISAGIGFIILFGVSAIDSIVLIGMIRENMRSGMHLRDAIAHGIHSRIRPIVMIALMGSLGLLPAALSTGMGSEVQKPLAIMIVGGLITCMILSLTVLPQVFYLVYRKKEQNNEES, from the coding sequence ATGAAAAAATTTGTACAAGGTTTAGTTGCTTTCTCGCTAAAAAACTCCCTCATCGTTTTTTTCCTGACCGCTATATTACTAGTCGCCGGTATTGTAAGCTACATTCATACACCCATTGAAGCTTTTCCAGATGTGACCAATACAAGGGCGAGAATCATTACACAATGGCCGGGAAGAAGTGCCGAAGAAGTAGAAAAGTTCATCACGCTTCCTATTTCAAAACAAATGAATACAATACCCAAAAAAGCAGAAGTACGTTCTATTTCGCTCTTTGGATTATCGGTTGTAACCGTATTATTTGACGACGGTGTCGAAGATTTTTACGCACAACAATATGCCTCAAATCGCCTTAACGGGCTTGATCTTCCAGAAGGAGCCGATGTAGAAATCGACCCGCCGTCTGGAGCAACGGGTGAAATATTTCGATATGTAATCAAAAGTGATTTACCCATAAAAGAAATCAAAGCCATTCAGGATTGGGTAATCGAAAGAGAATTGATCTCGGTTCCAGGTGTTGCCGATGTGGTGAGTTTTGGTGGTGAAGAAAAAATGTTCGAAATCAAAATCAATCCAACACAATTAGAGAATTACAATTTATCAGCTTTAGATGTTTACGAAGCCGTTTCAAAAAGTAATATCAATGTTGGTGGCGATGTTATTCAGCGTGGCGATCAGGCTTACGTTGTTCGAGGCGTTGGATTAATCAACAAAATCGAAGACATTGGGAATATTTTAATCGAAACAAAAGGTTCTGCACCGATATTAGTAAAAAATGTAGCCGAAGTTTCCATTTCAGCAAAACCAAGATTAGGACAAGTTGGTTTAGATGGAAATGATGATGTTGTTGAAGGAATCGTTGTAATGCTTCGAGGCGAAAATCCGGGAGAAGTAATCAAAAAACTAAAAGTACGTCTTGATGAACTTAACGAAAGAGTCTTATCGGATAATGTCAAAATAGTTCCGTTTATTGACCGTACAGAATTAGTCAATACAACCGTAAAAACGGTTACCAAAAACCTTATTGAAGGCGTTTTATTGGTATCGTTAATTGTGTTTATTTTCCTTTACAACTGGAGAACATCATTAATTGTCGCTTCTGTAATTCCGCTTGCGTTCTTATTTGCCATTGTAATGCTGCGAATTCAAGGATTGCCTGCCAATTTAATTTCGATGGGAGCGTTAGATTTTGGATTACTTCTGGAAGGAACCCTCGTTATTGTTGAACAAGTCTTTGTTTCGCTCGAAAAGAAAGCGCATAAAGTGGGAATGGAACGTTTTAACAGCATGAGTAAAATGGGATTGATCAAGAAAAGCGTTGGAAGTGTTGCTACCTATATTTTCTTTGCGCTTATTATTTTGATTGTGGCGCTAATGCCAATTTTTTCATTCACGAAAGTAGAAGGAAAAATGTTTTCTCCCCTAGCCTTTACTCTAGGTTATGCATTGTTAGGATCATTAATATTATCCCTTACTTATGTTCCCGCAATGTGTAAAGTAATGCTGAAGAAAAATATTGTCGAGAAAGAAAATATGATTTCGCGTTTCTTTAGAGAAAATCTGTATAAATTGTTTCAATGGAGCACCAAACATCGCAAAACAACTATATATGCGTTTTTAGCTTTATTGGCGGTTTGTTGTGTACGATTTGCATTTTACGGTTCAGAATTTATTCCGAAACTGAATGAAGGAGCTATTTATGTAAGAGCAACATTGCCAAACAGCATCAATCTTGACGAATCAGTAAGGTTGACGAAGGAAATGAAAACTAAAATCAGGAAATTTGAAGAAGTAAAATTTGTCCTTTCGCAAACGGGAAGGCCTAATGACGGAACAGATCCAACAGGATTTTTTAATATCGAATTTCATATTGAATTAAAACATAAAGACGAATGGAAACATGATATCAGCAAAGAAGAATTGATTTCCGAAATCAAAAAAATACTCGATGTATATCCAGGAATCGCCTTTGGTTTCAGTCAGCCCATTCAGGATAACGTTGAAGAATATGTTGCCGGAGTCAAAAGTCCGCTGGCGATAAAGATTTTTGGGAATGATCTTTTTGAACTCGAAGCAATGGCAGCCAAAGTGGCCAATTCAATTAAAGACGTAAAAGGAATTGAAGACATTAATGTTTATAAAAACATTGGTCTTCCTGAATTACGAATTCAGCTTCACGATGAAAAAATGGCACGTTATGCCGTAACAACCGCCGATGCGCAAGCTGTAATTAGAATGACAATTGGAGGACAAGCAGCTACCAAATATTATGATGAGGAAAGAATCTTTGATATTACTTTACGTTTTGAAAAAGAATATCGTGACTCAAAAGAAAAAATTGAAGGCATCCTGATTCCAACCATGAATGGTAAAAAAGTGCCTTTGAAAGAAATTGCAACTGTAGAATACAAAACAGGGCCAACTTTTATTTATCGAGAAGGAAACAGCCGTTATATCGCTGTAGGATTTAATATTGAAGGACGAGATTTGGGAAGCACCATTGAAGAAGCACAGAAAAAAGTGGCTACAGAAGTAAAACTTCCTAAAGAAAATGTAATCAAATGGGCTGGAGAATTTGAAAGCAAAGAAAGAGCCTCTAAACAATTAGCGATGATTGTTCCTGTTGTTTTGGTATTGATTTTATGTTTATTGTATTTCAATTTTGGTAATTTCAAAGATACTATGATTGCTGTAACGGCAATGCCTTATGCCTTCATTGGTGGATTCTTGTCGCTTTGGGTAACAGGAACAGTATTCGGAATATCTGCAGGAATTGGATTTATTATCCTTTTTGGTGTCAGCGCAATTGATAGTATTGTCCTCATTGGAATGATTAGGGAAAATATGCGCAGCGGAATGCATTTAAGAGATGCTATTGCACACGGAATTCACAGCAGAATCCGACCAATCGTAATGATTGCGCTTATGGGATCTCTAGGATTATTGCCTGCAGCATTATCAACAGGAATGGGTTCTGAAGTACAAAAACCATTAGCTATTATGATTGTGGGAGGTTTAATAACCTGTATGATTTTATCTTTAACAGTACTACCGCAAGTATTCTATTTGGTGTACCGAAAGAAAGAACAGAACAACGAAGAATCTTAA
- a CDS encoding TetR/AcrR family transcriptional regulator, translating to MASKDRILRQKEETRNNILGAAYDIVKEEGWNGLSMRKIADRIEYTAPIIYEYFSNKEAILEELTGKGFIKLTKELQIAIDKFEKPEDQLEAMWMTYWDFAFTNTEMYQLMFGVQMTCCAQRCSAQEGPYKLFTQVIAEVMKDSNPSQDIIKQKYFTFFSVIHGLIAINIINKSDILETINAQILKDAIGGIIKSIQ from the coding sequence ATGGCTAGCAAAGATCGAATTTTAAGACAAAAAGAAGAAACAAGGAACAACATCCTTGGCGCTGCTTATGATATCGTAAAAGAAGAAGGCTGGAATGGTTTGAGTATGCGTAAAATTGCCGACAGAATCGAATATACTGCTCCTATTATTTATGAATATTTCTCGAATAAAGAAGCAATATTAGAAGAACTGACAGGCAAAGGTTTTATCAAACTGACAAAAGAACTGCAAATTGCAATTGATAAGTTTGAGAAACCCGAAGATCAATTAGAAGCCATGTGGATGACTTACTGGGACTTCGCTTTTACTAATACTGAAATGTATCAGTTAATGTTTGGTGTTCAAATGACCTGTTGCGCACAGCGATGTTCGGCTCAAGAGGGACCTTACAAATTATTCACTCAGGTAATTGCTGAAGTAATGAAAGACAGCAATCCGAGTCAAGATATCATAAAACAAAAGTATTTCACTTTCTTTTCTGTTATTCATGGCTTAATTGCCATCAACATCATTAACAAAAGTGATATTTTAGAAACAATAAATGCTCAAATTTTGAAAGATGCCATTGGTGGTATCATCAAATCAATACAATAA
- a CDS encoding efflux RND transporter periplasmic adaptor subunit produces MNPENARIPKNFIRENVQPIKTTMKMKNVIITSFILALVLSSCADKNQAPTAPPPPVLPVLAITSANTTTDSEYPAAIQGTVDVEIRPQVSGNLDRIFVDEGSYVSKGQTLFKINERPYREQLNNALASLHAAEAALINANLEVDKLTPLVQNKVVSDYQLKTAKASQKIAAANIEQAKAMVGSAKINLGYTNVTAPVSGYIGRLPKKQGSLVSASDVEALTTLSDVHEVFAYFSLGETDFIHFKEQYAGSSLGDKIKKLPPVTLILADNSAYPKTGKIDMVDGQFDKTTGAITIRATFPNANGILRSGNTGRIRLGLNHDDAILVPQAATIEMQDKVFVFTVGKDNKVTKMPITVVGKSGTNYLIKDGVKSGDQIVMSGIDKLQDGQAIQPEKSAKVAEVTNKK; encoded by the coding sequence ATGAATCCCGAGAATGCCAGAATACCAAAGAATTTTATCCGAGAAAATGTTCAACCAATTAAAACCACAATGAAAATGAAAAATGTAATTATAACCAGTTTTATTCTGGCCCTAGTACTAAGCAGCTGTGCTGATAAAAATCAGGCACCTACTGCTCCACCTCCGCCGGTTTTACCAGTTTTGGCTATCACAAGTGCCAATACAACAACTGACTCTGAATATCCTGCTGCCATACAAGGAACTGTTGACGTTGAAATTCGTCCACAGGTAAGCGGTAACCTTGACAGAATTTTTGTTGATGAAGGATCTTACGTAAGCAAAGGACAAACTTTATTTAAAATAAACGAACGTCCGTATCGTGAGCAGTTAAACAATGCTTTGGCAAGTCTTCACGCAGCTGAAGCGGCTTTAATCAACGCTAATTTAGAAGTTGATAAATTAACGCCTCTAGTTCAAAACAAAGTAGTTTCTGATTATCAATTGAAAACAGCTAAAGCTTCTCAAAAAATTGCTGCTGCCAATATCGAACAAGCAAAAGCAATGGTAGGTTCTGCTAAAATTAATTTAGGCTATACCAACGTTACGGCTCCAGTGAGCGGTTACATAGGAAGATTACCTAAAAAACAAGGGAGTTTAGTTTCGGCCTCTGATGTTGAAGCGTTAACGACTTTATCTGATGTACACGAAGTATTTGCTTATTTCTCTTTAGGTGAAACAGATTTCATTCACTTTAAAGAACAATATGCTGGAAGTTCATTAGGCGATAAAATCAAAAAATTACCTCCGGTTACTTTGATTTTGGCCGATAACAGCGCTTATCCAAAAACAGGAAAAATCGATATGGTTGACGGTCAGTTTGATAAAACTACCGGAGCAATCACGATTAGAGCAACTTTCCCTAATGCAAACGGAATTCTACGTTCTGGAAATACAGGAAGAATCCGTTTAGGATTAAACCACGACGATGCGATTTTAGTACCGCAAGCGGCTACAATCGAAATGCAGGATAAAGTATTTGTTTTCACTGTAGGTAAAGACAACAAAGTAACTAAAATGCCTATTACAGTTGTAGGTAAAAGCGGAACCAATTATTTAATTAAAGACGGCGTAAAATCTGGTGATCAAATCGTGATGAGCGGTATTGACAAACTTCAGGATGGACAAGCGATTCAGCCAGAAAAATCAGCTAAAGTTGCCGAAGTAACTAACAAAAAATAA
- a CDS encoding efflux RND transporter permease subunit translates to MFKIFIQRPVLATVISILLVILGVLGLTKLPLQQFPDIAPPSVLVTAVYPGANAETVLRSVAPSIEESINGVENMTYMSSTASNDGTLAITVFFKLGTDADQAAVNVQNRVAQATSQLPAEVVQQGIVTAKQQNSFIMAIGMYTDDESKYDQTFVANYAQINIIPELKRIPGVGSASIFGGVKDYSMRVWLNPTQMSTYKVTPSEVMGAIQDKSLEAAPGKFGERSKEVFEYVIKYKGKLTKPEDYENIAIRSNADGSVLRLKDVARVELGAYSYNSLTRLNGKKGIVIGVIQLAGSNSNDIQIAINKMMEKASKDFPKGIKHNIFYSTKVSLDQSIEQVEHTLLEAFILVFIVVFIFLQDFRSTLIPAIAVPVAILGTFFFMQLFGFSINLLTLFALILAIGIVVDDAIVVVEAVHAKMEHKRLSPKIATHEAMHEITGAIISITLVMAAVFLPVGFMEGSTGVFYRQFAFTMAIAIVISAVNALTLSPALAALFLKDNHGAHDHDAPYVKKGFKEKFFTAFNSSFESLTNRYVGGLKFLIRRKWLSLGGLALVVVATAVMVKTTPAGFIPTEDQGFIAIAVNTPSGTSLDGTQKVMTEAENTLRGLDASRFVTAISGFNLLTNSTSPSSAVVFVLLKPNEERGEVKNIDEIMNQVRGKLGSISGGSFFVFSFPTVPGFSNVEALDLVLQDKTGGKLDKFSGISQNFIGELMKRPEIAVAFTSFKADYPQLQLEVNDEKANQLGVNVKDILQTMQAYFGSAQASDFNRFGKYYRVVVQADIEDRADPTAIDRVFVKNKTGEMVPINTLVKLTRIYGSETASRYNLFNSISINAIPKPGFSSGDAIKAIEEVAAQQLPAGYGFEFSGQTREEISSGGQSATIFLLCLIFIYFLLAAQYESYILPLAVILSIPAGIFGVFVAIGLTGIENNIYVQVALVMLIGLLAKNAILIVEFAVQKRKSGMALVKASIDAAKLRLRPIIMTSLAFIVGLVPMMSAKGPSAQGNHSISIGAAGGMISGVILGLFIIPVLFIIFQHLQEKVSGKPVAVIHNEEK, encoded by the coding sequence ATGTTCAAAATATTTATACAAAGACCTGTACTGGCAACCGTAATTTCCATTTTATTGGTGATTCTGGGGGTATTGGGTTTAACTAAACTGCCTTTACAACAGTTTCCTGATATTGCGCCTCCATCGGTTTTGGTAACGGCGGTATATCCGGGAGCCAACGCAGAAACGGTTTTACGTTCTGTGGCACCTTCTATCGAAGAATCTATAAATGGTGTAGAAAACATGACTTATATGAGTTCTACAGCGAGTAACGACGGTACTTTGGCAATTACAGTTTTCTTTAAACTGGGTACAGATGCCGACCAAGCTGCGGTAAACGTACAAAACAGAGTTGCACAGGCAACGAGTCAGCTTCCTGCGGAGGTTGTACAGCAAGGTATTGTTACGGCAAAACAACAAAACAGTTTCATCATGGCAATTGGTATGTACACCGATGATGAATCAAAATACGATCAGACGTTTGTTGCCAACTATGCACAGATTAATATTATTCCAGAGTTAAAACGTATTCCGGGTGTAGGTTCTGCCAGTATTTTTGGTGGTGTAAAAGATTACTCTATGCGTGTTTGGTTGAATCCAACACAAATGTCAACTTATAAAGTGACGCCAAGCGAAGTTATGGGCGCGATTCAGGACAAAAGTTTGGAAGCGGCTCCAGGAAAATTTGGAGAGCGAAGCAAAGAAGTTTTTGAATACGTTATTAAATACAAAGGGAAATTAACTAAACCAGAAGATTATGAAAATATTGCTATACGTTCTAATGCAGATGGCTCAGTACTTCGCTTAAAAGATGTAGCTAGAGTTGAACTTGGTGCTTACTCTTATAACAGTTTAACGCGTTTAAATGGTAAAAAAGGAATTGTAATTGGGGTTATTCAGTTAGCTGGATCGAACTCAAATGATATTCAGATTGCCATTAACAAAATGATGGAAAAGGCTTCTAAAGATTTTCCAAAAGGCATAAAACACAATATTTTCTATAGTACAAAAGTATCTCTTGACCAATCTATCGAACAAGTTGAGCATACATTACTAGAAGCTTTTATACTGGTATTTATTGTGGTATTTATCTTCTTGCAAGATTTTAGATCAACATTAATCCCGGCTATTGCTGTACCTGTAGCAATTTTAGGAACGTTCTTCTTCATGCAGTTATTCGGATTTTCGATCAACCTTTTAACGCTTTTCGCATTAATTCTGGCGATTGGTATTGTGGTCGATGACGCCATTGTGGTAGTCGAAGCGGTGCATGCGAAAATGGAGCATAAACGTTTGTCTCCAAAAATCGCAACCCATGAAGCAATGCACGAAATAACGGGTGCTATTATCTCGATTACGCTGGTAATGGCTGCTGTATTCCTGCCGGTTGGTTTTATGGAAGGCTCAACAGGAGTTTTCTATCGTCAGTTTGCCTTTACGATGGCGATTGCAATTGTAATTTCGGCAGTAAATGCCTTAACATTAAGTCCAGCGCTTGCGGCATTATTCTTAAAAGATAATCACGGAGCACACGATCACGATGCGCCTTATGTGAAAAAAGGATTTAAAGAAAAATTCTTTACCGCTTTCAACAGCAGCTTTGAATCGTTGACAAATCGTTATGTGGGCGGACTTAAATTCTTAATCAGAAGAAAATGGTTGAGTTTAGGCGGATTAGCTTTAGTTGTTGTAGCAACTGCTGTAATGGTTAAAACAACTCCTGCAGGGTTTATTCCAACAGAAGATCAAGGATTTATTGCGATTGCAGTAAATACACCATCTGGAACATCATTGGACGGAACTCAAAAAGTTATGACCGAAGCGGAGAATACTTTAAGAGGTTTAGATGCTTCAAGATTCGTAACAGCGATTTCAGGTTTCAACTTATTGACGAATTCTACAAGTCCATCTTCTGCAGTTGTATTCGTATTGCTTAAACCAAACGAAGAACGCGGCGAAGTAAAAAACATTGACGAAATCATGAATCAGGTTCGTGGTAAACTGGGCAGTATTTCTGGCGGAAGTTTCTTCGTATTCAGTTTCCCAACTGTTCCTGGATTTAGTAACGTTGAGGCTTTAGATTTGGTTCTTCAAGATAAAACGGGAGGAAAACTGGACAAATTCAGTGGAATTTCTCAAAACTTTATCGGCGAATTAATGAAACGTCCAGAAATTGCAGTTGCCTTTACTTCTTTTAAAGCCGATTATCCACAATTGCAATTGGAAGTTAATGATGAAAAAGCAAATCAACTCGGTGTTAATGTAAAAGACATTTTACAAACCATGCAGGCTTATTTTGGTAGCGCACAAGCATCTGACTTTAACCGTTTTGGTAAATATTACCGAGTTGTTGTTCAGGCTGATATCGAAGACCGAGCAGATCCAACAGCAATTGACAGAGTTTTTGTAAAAAACAAAACAGGCGAAATGGTGCCAATAAATACTTTAGTAAAACTAACTCGTATTTATGGTTCTGAAACTGCTTCTAGATATAATTTATTTAACTCAATTTCTATTAATGCGATTCCGAAACCAGGATTTAGTTCCGGAGATGCCATTAAAGCAATTGAAGAAGTAGCAGCACAACAATTACCTGCAGGTTACGGGTTTGAATTCTCGGGCCAAACTCGTGAGGAGATTTCTTCCGGAGGGCAATCGGCTACAATTTTCTTACTGTGTTTGATATTCATTTATTTCCTACTTGCTGCACAGTATGAGAGTTATATCCTTCCTCTAGCGGTTATTTTATCAATCCCTGCAGGTATTTTTGGAGTATTCGTTGCTATTGGTTTAACTGGAATTGAAAACAACATTTACGTACAAGTTGCTCTTGTCATGCTGATCGGATTGCTCGCTAAAAATGCCATCTTAATTGTGGAATTTGCAGTGCAAAAACGAAAATCAGGAATGGCGTTAGTTAAAGCTTCAATCGATGCTGCCAAATTACGTTTGCGACCAATTATAATGACGTCTCTTGCCTTTATTGTTGGTTTAGTACCAATGATGAGCGCCAAAGGGCCATCAGCTCAAGGTAACCACTCTATTAGTATTGGTGCCGCCGGAGGTATGATTTCAGGAGTAATTCTAGGTTTGTTTATCATTCCTGTTTTATTCATCATCTTCCAACATTTACAAGAAAAGGTTTCTGGAAAACCAGTTGCCGTAATTCATAACGAAGAAAAATAA
- a CDS encoding TolC family protein: MKNHITKIVVFAILITTLISCKVSKDIETPKDAFPENFRNASVSSDTTSIADVEWKNFFTEKDIIKLIDSAVARNNDLQIAEKNIEIAQYRFTQSKWGNVPQVNLFVNASTSNPSDNSFTGLNLNQAIGAKHIDDYSAGASLSWEADIWGKIRNQKKGAYAGYLQSEEVKKALQTNIVANVSRGYYNLLMLDAQLDIARQNLRLNDSTTNIIKLKYDAGQVTTLAIQQSEAQKLNSAQLIPLLEQNISIQENALSVLTGSFPNSKERSVKLSALEVKHNTAIGIPSSLVSRRPDVKSAELALKAANANVGITKADLYPALRITAQGGLNSFETSNWFNIPASLFGTVAGGLTQPLLNNKRVRTQYNIAVAEREKAVLAFRQQVLVAVSEVSDALVKVEKLQQQETFLKEKVKTLQQAIKNANLLFKNGMAEYLEVLTAQANLLQSELELADIKRQQLTANTDLYRALGGGWK, translated from the coding sequence ATGAAAAATCATATAACCAAAATCGTGGTCTTCGCCATTCTGATCACGACTTTAATATCCTGTAAAGTTTCGAAGGATATTGAAACTCCAAAAGATGCATTTCCTGAGAATTTCAGGAATGCATCAGTTTCGAGTGATACAACCAGTATTGCCGATGTGGAGTGGAAAAATTTCTTTACAGAAAAAGATATTATAAAATTAATCGACAGCGCCGTTGCGAGAAACAACGACCTTCAGATTGCCGAAAAGAACATTGAAATTGCACAATACAGATTCACTCAATCAAAATGGGGAAATGTACCTCAGGTTAATTTATTTGTAAACGCAAGTACAAGCAATCCGTCTGACAATAGTTTTACGGGATTGAACTTAAATCAGGCAATTGGAGCTAAACATATAGACGACTATTCTGCTGGAGCTTCTCTTTCTTGGGAGGCTGATATTTGGGGAAAGATCAGAAACCAAAAGAAAGGGGCTTACGCGGGATATTTACAATCTGAAGAAGTAAAAAAAGCATTGCAGACCAATATCGTTGCCAATGTTTCAAGAGGATATTATAATCTTTTGATGCTGGATGCGCAATTGGATATTGCCAGACAAAATCTTCGTTTAAACGATAGTACAACCAATATTATCAAATTAAAATACGATGCTGGTCAGGTAACTACTTTGGCGATTCAACAATCGGAAGCACAGAAATTAAACTCAGCGCAATTGATTCCGTTATTGGAACAGAATATTTCGATTCAGGAAAATGCTTTGAGTGTTTTGACAGGTTCGTTTCCAAATTCAAAAGAAAGATCAGTTAAGTTAAGCGCACTTGAAGTAAAACACAATACAGCAATCGGAATTCCCTCTTCATTAGTAAGCAGAAGACCAGACGTAAAAAGTGCCGAATTAGCTCTTAAAGCTGCCAACGCAAATGTTGGAATCACAAAAGCCGATTTATATCCGGCTCTAAGAATTACAGCTCAAGGTGGATTAAATTCTTTCGAAACCAGCAATTGGTTCAACATTCCGGCTTCTTTATTCGGAACTGTTGCGGGAGGTTTAACACAACCGCTTTTGAACAATAAAAGAGTGAGAACACAATATAATATCGCTGTTGCAGAAAGAGAAAAAGCTGTTTTAGCTTTTAGACAACAAGTTTTGGTTGCTGTAAGCGAAGTTTCAGATGCTTTGGTTAAAGTAGAGAAATTACAACAGCAGGAAACTTTCTTAAAAGAAAAAGTAAAAACATTACAACAAGCCATTAAAAATGCCAACCTTTTGTTCAAAAACGGTATGGCAGAATATCTTGAGGTTTTAACCGCTCAGGCTAATTTATTACAAAGCGAATTGGAACTTGCTGACATCAAAAGACAACAACTTACAGCTAATACAGATTTGTACCGCGCTCTAGGCGGAGGCTGGAAATAA
- a CDS encoding Crp/Fnr family transcriptional regulator, giving the protein MTFNPEIYLNNLKQTIESYYPLSDQSWKQIESTTHFQTLKKGETLLQNGEIAKNLHFIAKGVLRAFITDQQGNFYNKNLFMENYFAGSKVSLMLQTPSNFTIEALEDSVVININYKKYMELIYQNDDLKNFYIAHLEKNWIIDKEQREVALVMQNATERYINLLAKHPTIADRVPLLHIASHLGITPTQLSRIRKSLEKDL; this is encoded by the coding sequence ATGACTTTCAATCCAGAAATATACCTCAACAATCTAAAACAAACCATCGAAAGTTATTACCCACTTTCTGATCAGTCTTGGAAACAGATTGAAAGTACTACACATTTCCAAACGCTTAAAAAAGGAGAAACGCTATTACAAAATGGAGAAATTGCTAAAAATCTTCATTTCATTGCGAAAGGTGTTTTAAGAGCTTTTATAACAGATCAGCAGGGAAATTTCTATAACAAAAACCTTTTTATGGAAAATTATTTTGCAGGTTCTAAAGTTTCTTTGATGCTCCAAACTCCGTCCAATTTTACAATTGAAGCTTTGGAAGATTCCGTTGTAATCAACATCAATTATAAAAAATATATGGAGCTGATTTACCAAAATGACGATCTCAAAAACTTCTATATCGCTCATTTAGAAAAAAATTGGATTATTGATAAGGAACAAAGAGAAGTCGCCTTGGTCATGCAAAACGCAACCGAAAGATATATCAACCTTTTGGCGAAACATCCTACTATTGCAGATCGTGTTCCGTTATTGCATATTGCTTCTCATTTAGGAATTACGCCAACACAGTTAAGCCGAATCAGAAAAAGTCTTGAAAAAGATTTGTAA
- a CDS encoding GNAT family N-acetyltransferase produces the protein MHTINLIKDNIDNLTTLWKTVATPLLSYHKNDPFEFSQIKNSGWPNRLWSREDITEESFQQILETMEKNPGLVVPYWDIFGSNSKEIFEKNGFHIRIQLVAMALKLREKFPLQSDLTFKRVLNEEDAKTWSDIYPLSFSYVISKETLVANYENVKFYLVHLEGKAIGTLTLFQTEKTMGIHGVGVIPEMRKKGFAEEIMKFAINEAIDANCEYAQLQASALGKGIYTRLGFEDLFTITNYQLA, from the coding sequence ATGCACACTATAAACCTCATCAAAGATAATATTGACAATCTTACCACACTTTGGAAAACCGTTGCAACTCCTCTCCTTTCCTATCATAAAAATGATCCTTTTGAATTTTCTCAAATCAAAAATTCAGGCTGGCCCAATAGATTATGGTCTCGAGAAGATATTACCGAAGAAAGTTTTCAGCAGATTCTAGAAACCATGGAGAAAAATCCAGGTTTGGTGGTTCCATATTGGGATATTTTCGGAAGTAATTCTAAAGAAATTTTCGAAAAGAATGGCTTTCATATTCGAATTCAGCTTGTCGCAATGGCTTTAAAACTGCGAGAAAAATTCCCACTTCAAAGCGACCTTACTTTTAAAAGAGTTTTAAATGAGGAAGATGCTAAAACTTGGTCAGATATTTATCCGCTTTCTTTTAGTTATGTGATCAGCAAAGAAACGTTGGTGGCTAATTACGAAAATGTGAAGTTTTATCTGGTTCATTTAGAAGGAAAAGCAATTGGAACATTAACTCTTTTCCAAACCGAAAAAACAATGGGAATTCACGGTGTCGGCGTTATTCCTGAAATGCGTAAAAAAGGTTTCGCCGAAGAAATCATGAAATTTGCTATCAACGAAGCTATTGATGCCAATTGCGAATATGCACAATTACAAGCTTCAGCTTTAGGAAAAGGTATTTATACAAGATTGGGTTTTGAAGATTTGTTTACGATTACGAATTACCAACTCGCGTAA